The Leptidea sinapis chromosome 35, ilLepSina1.1, whole genome shotgun sequence genome contains a region encoding:
- the LOC126975257 gene encoding cuticle protein 16.5-like isoform X2, with the protein MAAKFLILLCAVATARAGGLYGASYAAAPVATYAAGSALSYAAGPALSYATGPAVSYAANYAAPVTTYAAAPVIKSYAAPAVYSAPVAYPSPVFKSLAYSAPVVKTVAPAVSSVSSYSTHTSHGTPVVAKALAPVSYAASPVAYSAPSVAYSAPLTYAAHAAPVATYAAHAAPVATYAAHAAPVATYAAHAAPVATYAAQVAPIATYAAPLVKSAVTYSAAPAVSHVSYSGLSGNYGW; encoded by the exons ATGGCCGCCAAG TTCTTAATACTCCTGTGCGCAGTAGCAACTGCCCGTGCTGGTGGTCTATATGGCGCTTCATACGCCGCCGCCCCGGTAGCAACATACGCCGCAGGATCCGCCCTAAGCTACGCCGCAGGACCTGCCCTAAGCTACGCCACCGGTCCTGCTGTGAGCTACGCTGCCAACTATGCTGCACCAGTTACTACCTATGCTGCAGCACCAGTCATCAAGAGCTACGCCGCTCCCGCTGTATACTCTGCCCCAGTGGCTTACCCCAGCCCAGTCTTCAAATCCTTAGCTTACTCCGCCCCAGTTGTGAAAACAGTTGCGCCAGCAGTGTCATCGGTATCGTCTTACTCCACCCACACATCTCATGGAACCCCAGTGGTTGCTAAGGCTTTAGCTCCAGTTTCATACGCCGCTTCCCCTGTGGCTTACTCTGCACCATCAGTTGCGTATTCTGCTCCTTTGACTTACGCCGCTCATGCTGCCCCAGTAGCCACTTACGCCGCTCATGCTGCCCCGGTAGCCACGTATGCCGCTCATGCTGCACCGGTAGCCACGTATGCCGCTCATGCTGCCCCAGTAGCCACGTACGCCGCTCAAGTTGCCCCAATAGCCACTTACGCCGCACCTCTTGTGAAGTCCGCTGTAACATACTCTGCTGCTCCAGCTGTCTCCCACGTCTCATACAGCGGTTTATCCGGTAACTACGGCTGGTGA
- the LOC126975257 gene encoding cuticle protein 16.5-like isoform X3, protein MAAKFLILLCAVATARAGGLYGASYAAAPVATYAAGSALSYAAGPALSYATGPAVSYAANYAAPVTTYAAAPVIKSYAAPAVYSAPVAYPSPVFKSLAYSAPVVKTVAPAVSSVSSYSTHTSHGTPVVAKALAPVSYAASPVAYSAPSVAYSAPLTYAAHAAPVATYAAHAAPVATYAAHAAPVATYAAHAAPVATYAAQVAPIATYAAPLVKSAVTYSAAPAVSHVSYSGLSGNYGW, encoded by the coding sequence TTCTTAATACTCCTGTGCGCAGTAGCAACTGCCCGTGCTGGTGGTCTATATGGCGCTTCATACGCCGCCGCCCCGGTAGCAACATACGCCGCAGGATCCGCCCTAAGCTACGCCGCAGGACCTGCCCTAAGCTACGCCACCGGTCCTGCTGTGAGCTACGCTGCCAACTATGCTGCACCAGTTACTACCTATGCTGCAGCACCAGTCATCAAGAGCTACGCCGCTCCCGCTGTATACTCTGCCCCAGTGGCTTACCCCAGCCCAGTCTTCAAATCCTTAGCTTACTCCGCCCCAGTTGTGAAAACAGTTGCGCCAGCAGTGTCATCGGTATCGTCTTACTCCACCCACACATCTCATGGAACCCCAGTGGTTGCTAAGGCTTTAGCTCCAGTTTCATACGCCGCTTCCCCTGTGGCTTACTCTGCACCATCAGTTGCGTATTCTGCTCCTTTGACTTACGCCGCTCATGCTGCCCCAGTAGCCACTTACGCCGCTCATGCTGCCCCGGTAGCCACGTATGCCGCTCATGCTGCACCGGTAGCCACGTATGCCGCTCATGCTGCCCCAGTAGCCACGTACGCCGCTCAAGTTGCCCCAATAGCCACTTACGCCGCACCTCTTGTGAAGTCCGCTGTAACATACTCTGCTGCTCCAGCTGTCTCCCACGTCTCATACAGCGGTTTATCCGGTAACTACGGCTGGTGA